In Thermococcus camini, a genomic segment contains:
- a CDS encoding glycerophosphodiester phosphodiesterase family protein yields MWERDKVIVLGHRGYSARYPENTLLAFKKAVEAGANGIELDVWLTKDGEVVVIHDDTVDRTSNGSGKVKDMTLNELKSLDFGNGEMIPTLEETFEALPEDILINVEIKDVEAVKKTAAIIGANNPSRVMVSSFLIDALREYRKYDRETRMGLLVDREETLARLPALIGELSLWSINPPVEALEFIGVEKTVGALQMARGTGLKVVLWSLKDETYYTNDNLVRLGGLFDGVIVNDVEKMVEYLSRLGLK; encoded by the coding sequence ATGTGGGAAAGGGATAAGGTTATAGTGCTCGGCCACAGGGGTTACTCCGCCAGGTACCCAGAGAACACGCTTCTTGCTTTCAAAAAGGCGGTTGAAGCAGGTGCCAATGGAATTGAGCTGGACGTGTGGCTGACAAAGGACGGGGAGGTCGTGGTGATCCACGACGATACGGTTGACAGGACGAGCAACGGGAGCGGTAAGGTCAAGGACATGACGCTGAACGAGCTGAAGTCCCTGGACTTCGGGAACGGAGAGATGATTCCAACACTCGAAGAGACCTTTGAAGCCCTCCCGGAGGATATTTTAATCAACGTGGAGATAAAGGATGTAGAAGCGGTTAAAAAGACGGCCGCAATAATCGGGGCAAACAACCCGTCGAGGGTTATGGTGTCCTCGTTCCTAATCGATGCCCTCAGGGAGTACAGGAAATACGACAGGGAGACAAGGATGGGGCTCCTCGTGGATAGGGAAGAGACGCTCGCACGGCTCCCCGCCCTCATCGGCGAGCTATCCTTGTGGTCAATAAATCCCCCGGTGGAGGCGCTTGAATTCATCGGTGTGGAAAAAACAGTGGGTGCCCTCCAGATGGCCAGGGGAACGGGTCTTAAGGTCGTTCTGTGGTCCCTCAAAGACGAGACATACTACACCAACGATAACCTCGTCCGCCTCGGCGGACTCTTCGATGGAGTCATAGTCAA
- a CDS encoding PI-PLC domain-containing protein, translating into MGDVFTRLNGAVFNADVKEARAVEPLLREAELEALERTVFSSERPEIVEAVLKACPNCRVGFSIVGYSSLMWVPRLKGIYSLHVPIDAVSYVGYGAFRSLLQSFRKRGLKIYLWNHGMDELHWIPRLLSLADAVISDDPARLRKGFYGEGVFSWGDSNVGKG; encoded by the coding sequence GTGGGGGATGTTTTCACACGGCTTAACGGTGCGGTATTCAACGCCGACGTTAAAGAAGCCAGGGCCGTTGAACCCCTGCTAAGGGAGGCGGAGCTGGAGGCCCTCGAGAGAACCGTCTTTTCCTCGGAGAGACCGGAGATAGTGGAGGCCGTTCTGAAGGCATGCCCGAACTGCAGGGTGGGTTTTTCCATAGTGGGCTACTCCTCCCTCATGTGGGTTCCGCGGTTGAAGGGCATCTACTCCCTCCACGTGCCAATAGATGCCGTTTCGTACGTTGGATACGGGGCGTTCAGGAGCCTTCTCCAATCCTTCAGAAAGCGTGGACTTAAAATCTACCTCTGGAACCACGGTATGGACGAACTCCACTGGATTCCAAGGCTGCTCTCCCTCGCGGACGCGGTCATCTCCGACGACCCTGCCAGGTTGAGGAAAGGTTTTTACGGGGAGGGGGTATTTTCATGGGGCGATTCCAATGTGGGAAAGGGATAA
- a CDS encoding glycerophosphodiester phosphodiesterase family protein produces MDSERPLILGHRGVRGRLENTLPSFERVLKYADGVEFDVRLTRDGKLLTSSPALKGELSEEKCNPPRRGLLFQRGFLLPQKSNLRRAEKAAPNGEDNTTGGGCFHTA; encoded by the coding sequence ATGGACAGTGAGAGACCCCTCATCCTTGGACACAGAGGGGTCAGGGGGAGGCTCGAGAACACACTCCCATCCTTCGAGAGGGTGCTTAAATACGCGGATGGAGTGGAGTTCGATGTGAGGCTGACCCGCGACGGAAAGCTCCTGACCTCCTCCCCCGCCCTGAAGGGCGAGCTTTCAGAAGAAAAATGTAACCCACCACGACGCGGGCTTTTATTCCAACGGGGCTTTCTACTCCCTCAAAAATCTAACCTTCGTCGAGCTGAGAAGGCTGCACCCAATGGGGAGGATAATACCACGGGTGGGGGATGTTTTCACACGGCTTAA